Below is a genomic region from Rosa chinensis cultivar Old Blush chromosome 5, RchiOBHm-V2, whole genome shotgun sequence.
tgtgcctttgaaataggcaatgaggcataatgagaggaaggtagtgcttctggtacttcagaaggcaatgcctgcatttgagcagtactaggaccgacaccttgcaatgTGGTGGATTTTTGTTACATTTCATTTTTCACTTGAAAGAAGGGATgttcgtgtgagttctttaaaatacggatcatcatgtcacgaccaggaTGCCTTAGGCGGACATGCCAAaacctgtatgagtcagtgtcccacatttcattgttggtgatggCATATGATTCACTGATCAGAATAGTAGTGAGGTGCAGTCTACTAAATTGActcattagtttctctaaaatgcgtttccttccacattcattagaggtaatataaaggtattcagttccattctcacagtgggtTTCTATATGATAACTGTTgacacgaatatctttgaaacttaataaggtttgattagctcttggtgcataaaAAGCATTTGTGACTTTAAACATTGTGCCGTTAGGCAACGAAAATTTGGCAGTTTCTTGCTCTTTTATTACAATCATCgcagtcacagaggaattataggctattaattcaatgaataattgcctattccttaatatggtgtgggtagtcccactatcaactaagcactcaagttctcctagattcattcctacaagtaAATGGGGGGTATTATTAAAGAATTcaaaaatatatctcatattctttagaatatttctatttaggtagaatgataatattttcattctaaattttttttcttagctattggcactgagcgtgctgataacgtgtgaAAGTAAAATGGAAATTGGTATATTTATTTCATTAGATAGTCCTTTCAtattgggagagaattacaatggaaatatcaattacaataatgacagtAAATGATAATTGAATTGTAATCGTTAATCCCTTAATTTCCTCTTCATTAGTTACTTTGATGaaacacataatgtgtttttcattTAACAAGTATTCATTTATCTTCATCAAAAGTACttagaaacaaaacaaactaaaaaactTAATGATGAAATTTTTGAATTACTTGAGTCTATTCAAGGGATATGGTATTAATATAAAAACTAAGGTTAACCGAATATCATAAataaacatttttatttaattttataaggaatatagtataaatataaaatctAAGTAAAATTTGTAATATTGTGGGGTTAGTGTGGTGATTTGTTGAGTGACTTGTACGTAAGAGGTTGTGGATACAAGTTATGGTTAGGTTACTTGTTGAAAAAcattttatttgatagatttttaATAGTGGAACCCACTCATAAGTTGACTATGcatgccacctcaacaccacattaTAAAACATAGACCCTATATGAGCCACATCAGTGAGTAAATGGACTCACTTAATGCAAAACTAACGGATTTgacttattagatcaaaattgaaagtgcaatgttgttttttattaaattagaagttaagtaactgaattgattttagacccgaACCACAGGATATTAATCAGTATTTAACCATAATAGCTATCCTCTTTGTTCATGAAACACTCATCTAAGCATGATAAGAGAAATTATGTGGACTCCAAACTAGATTgtcagaaaacaaattattataaGTCCCCAAAAATTCCTTATTTACGCTCCATTTAAGACTAGTGCACAAAGACCCAAgccaataagaaaataaaagataatccCCAAACTGTCGTGCAATGTAACCGCGTGATCCACCTATAGGGTTATCATATAGTACCCTTGGCTTGTATCGACCAGCATAATCCTAACAATCTCTACCTAACTTGTAACCATCAATCCCTTGAGTCATATTATGATCTCTTGCAACTTCACTTTGATTAGGATTTTCTTAAGCACTTGCTCTACATCCTCTACCTATCTTATAAATTATTCCACAGTTGGAACTCCAAATATATCCATAATCTTCACCATATGTTTGCAACTACTTAAGTATATACGGAAATTTAAGTAAAATACCTAAGTCTAAGTTTTTTTAGGAAGGGCTTACTTTTGagtccctattttttttttttgaaaggtgaATGAATCATTCATTCTTATTAAATTAATCAACCGCAACGGTTGAAAGTAAAGTATATACACCAAAATAAATATAGGCCATTACACTGAACAACAACATTTGACGTTGTAGCCACGCTAGCCCTAGCCACATTAACACCAGCCGCTTCCGCCCTAAGGTTCTGATCTTGCGCCAATCTCTTATGTCCGGCTCTAGACCAGACAACCACACTGTTATGAAAAATAGCTTTAACGTGGTCTCCTGATCTTAGTAGGAAAAGTCATCTCCGTGCATGTGGCTGGCACGTGCTCATTAGTTAACTAATTAGTTAACCAAGTTAATTAGTTGTTATCTGTTAATTAGTTTGTTATGCTTAATTAATCATGTTAGGGTTTTATCTCATCTTGCTCACTCCATGTGCGACAAGTGTCCACATGATTTGGAGTATATAAACCCCCTTGATGTAACCATCAGCCTCATCGATGAATACAAGTTTGTTTTGTTCTTCCTGCTTTAATTTTCTTTGCAATTTCCCTTCAGTTGGGGCTTCTACCCTAACAATTGGTATCTAGAGCCAGTCGATCATGGTTAAGCTCAAGGGGGTGGGAAACCCTCATCTCCGCCACATGTCTCCGACGCGCTACACGTCTCTAGCGAGCTTGTCCACCTCGAATATGAGTTGTAAGCGCATCGGGAGGAGACCAACTCAAGACTCGATGAGATGCAGACTTCCTTACAGGAAGCCATGGCCACTTTGTTGACCAATTTCAAGTCCATGTTGATGGATGAGTTCAAGCAACAGCTCACAACCATCGTCAAGGAACACATACCTATTCCTTCACATGAGCTCGTCCATCAGAGGAGTATGGCGATTTCCTACATGGATGGAACAGTGAGATTTGGATCTCTACCTTCGTCGGTCGCCCCATCTCCATCAGTGGCCGCTTCGAGTTCATCTCCAGTGGCTCGATCTGAGGGTAACGTTTCTCGATCTGAGGGTAACGTTTCACAACTTAACACCTCTCAATGGGTTATTAGAGCTTTGAATGATGGTGTGGAAATTAACTCTTCTTTGCAAGTTACTAGTGGGGTGGTTGCTACCACTGTGGCTACTATTCCTGATCTAAATAATGTTAATTTTCTTAATGGTAGTAGTAGAGCTCAGACTATGATGAATGATGTGGGATCAAAACCCTTGCAGAGTTAGGGTTCAATGGGATATGTTAGTCCCTCTGTTAGTAACACTTTTAACCATCAGTCTCACCATCTAAGCAACTCACAGCCTTGCCACACATTTTCTAGCCCATATCATGCATGAATGATGCAGGGAGCCAGTCAAACAATACAAGGTCCTGATCCTTTTACAATGACTTACTCAGGACCTTATTCCACTACCATGATCAATTTCCCATCATCAGTTGTTCAACTACCCTTGTCATTTGCATTACCCCAATTTTCACATTCAAAACCACCACAACAACTTTACATCCCACATACTTATGCCACTACCACTACCACTCACCATGTCTCTAACACTCATCATCATCCATTTCAGGTCACTTCTCCTAACTATGGCTACCCACTCAACCAAGTATACCCTAATCCCTTGTTCACAACCCATGTTGATCCAAATTTACCCACAATGAAGCAGATGAGATTGGAGTTCAGTGTGTTTAGTGGGGGTGACCCTGTTGAGTGGCTTAACAAGGCAGATCAATACTTTGAGTTTTACCAAATACTTGAAGATAGGAAGCTATCAACTGCCACCATGCATTTGTCGGACAAAGCCTCAGACAGATGGTATATGTTTCGGCATGAATTCCCAAGTACATGGCAAGGGTTGGTTGATTTGCTAATGCGGGAATTCAGCAGCTACAACATGTCTGAGTACCAAGCGGCCTTGGCTGGAATGAATCAAACAGGTACTGTTGAAGGTTACATGGAACAGTTCACTAAGCTATCAAGAAGGGCACCTGGTTTCCCACTTGAGGTGCTTTTGTCTTGTTTTATTGGAGGTTTGAAAGAAGAGATAAGGGTTGATGTGCAGGCTCAAAAGCCTAGGACTCTTTATGAAGCATGTAAACTAGCCAGGGTTTATGAAACAAGGAATGAAGGCCACAGAAATCATTCTAGAGGGAGTTTCACCCATAAACCACCCACTGGAAGTAATGTTAGGTTTACTTCAGATACCAAGACCAGCTCCAAACCAGGGCAGTCCATGTTTACCCCAAGGAGCACACAATCCAATTTTGGACCTTCACCTGGTAGCAATAATGTAAGAGTTAAACTCTCAGATGTTGAATTCGAGGCCAGGAGAGCTAAGAATCAATGTTATTTCTGTAGTGAACCCTACAAGCCTGGTCACAATTGCAGAAAGAAAGGATAGTTAATGAGCATGGAAATTATACCAAATGAAGGATAACTTACAGAGGAGATTGATGAGAAGCAGTTGATGGAGGTACCTCCCATTGTTGACCTTGATGAACCACTAATCAGGCTCCAAATTATGGGGGATGAGAATTCACAGCCAGCTACCATGCAATTGAAGAGAGTATTCAACAAAAGGATGGTTCACATATTAATAGATTCGGGAGCCACACATAACTTCATTCATCCCCAGCTGCTTAAGGGTTCCAAAGTGCAAGTACACCAGTTCTCACCATTGAATGTGATACTAGCTAGTGGAGCTAAAATGCAGACCAAGGGTGAAGTGAAGGTGGAATTACAGATACAACAGTTCAAGTTCATGGATGATTTCTATATATTACTAGTAACTGGATGTGAGATTGTATTAGGAGCAGGGTGCTCAGATCCTTGGGAGACATTCTGTAGAATTTTGAAACGATGAAGATGAAATTTACAGTTGGTAATAATGATGTTCAATTGCAAAGGGAGACCAAAGCTGAAGCTACTGTTATCAGTTGCAAGTCCATGACTAAGCTACTTAAGAAGGAAAGGGAAGCCATGCTGATTCAAGTACAACCTGCAATCATGAACCAAACTGTGGAGACACCTCAACCTCAGATACAGACACTCATTGAAAAATATGCGGATATATTTGCTGTACCTACTTCTTTGCCTCCAGCTAGAAGTCAAGATCATAAGATTGAGTTATTTCCTAACACACCACCAGTAAGTGTGAGGCCCTACATATACCCCCATTTTCAGAAATATGAGATAGAAAAGATTGTGCAAGAATTGTTAGCCAATGGGATGATCAAGCCAAGTGTAAGCCCCTTCTCTTCCCTAGTGTTGTTggttaagaagaaggatgggACTTGGAGAATGTGTGTTGACTATCGATCCTTGAATGCTGCAACTGTCAAAGATAAATACCCAATCCCAGTTGTAGATGAGCTATTAGATGAAATCCATTGGTCCGCCATCATCACCAAATTAGATTTGAGGTCTGGATATCACCAGATAAGAATGAGCCCTTTTGATGTAAGTAAAACTGCCTTCAGAacttgtaccaaaaaaaaaaaaaaactgccttCAGAACTCACAATGGCCACTATGAGTTTTTGGTCATGCCATTTGGTTTGACTAATGCCCCATACACTTTTCAGTTAGTGATGAATGATGTACTGAGAgattatttgagaaaatttgCCTTGGTTTTCTTTGATGATATTCTAGTGTACAGTCCTTCTATAGAAGCACACTTGGATCATTTGGAAAGAATTTTTAAGACCTTGCAGCAACACTCCCTCAAGGTAAAACAAAGCAAATGCAGTTTTGGTGTTGCAACAGTGGAGTATTTGGGACATGTGATTAGTGCTCAAGGAGTTGCTGTGGATCCAGCAAAAATAGAATGTATCAAAAATTGGGGTAGACCACAAACTCTTAAAGGTTTGAGAGGGTTTTTGGGGCTTGCAGGATATTATAGGAAATATGTGCAGCACTTTGGCACCATAGCCAAACCCCTTACTGACATGCTGAAGACTGGAGGATTTCAATGGACTAATGAGTCAATGGCAGCCTttgagaaattgaagcaagcCCTCATGAACACTCCTGTATTAGCCTTGCCTGATTTTTCAAAGGAATTTGTTATTGAATGTGATGCATTAGGAATTGGGATTGGAGCCATACTATCCCAAGAAGGGCATCCCATTGCCTTTCTCAGTAAAGCCTTGGCCCCTAGAGTCCTAGACACATTGCATTATCAGTTTATGATAAGGAGATGCTTGCAATGGTATTTGCAGTCCAACATTGGAGACCATACTTACTGGGAAACCATTTTAAAATCTATACAGACCATAGAACCATCCAATACTTCTTGGATCAGAAGATCTCCACTCCAACATAACAGAAATGGCTGTTGAAACTAGCTGGTTATGGCTACTCTATTGCTTATAAGGCTGGTAAGAACAACTCAGCCCCTGATGCTTTGTCAAGAAGGGAAGAGCTCAGTAATATCCACTCTGAAACCATCACCGAGTATGGAACACTAAATACAATTACTGGGATTTCTTCACCTGTGCACAACTATCTCACAGATATTCAAAAAGCTACTGCTCTTGATCCTGAGGCCAGCCAAATCATTCAACAACTGGAGCAGGGTACCAATATCTCATCTCTTTACTCCTTGCTTAACTCTCAGTTAATGTATAAAGGGAAGTTGTATGTCCCACAACAGGCTGGTTGGCGGGCTAAAATTATTGCAGAATTTCATGATGGTTATAGTGGTGGTCACGCTGGAATTCACAGAACAAAGAAGAGGATTACAAGGTGTTTTGCTTGGCCAGGGCTACACAAGGATGTTAAAACGTATGTGGATGAATGTCATCATTGTCAACAGAATCACTATGAGACTATACTGCCACCAGGCTTGCTTCAGCCAAATGTGATCCCAGACAAGGCATGGACAAGGATCTCGACGGACTTCATTGAAGGGCTACCCACTTCTGCAGGTAAGAATGTCATAATGGTTGTGGTGGATAGACTAACTAAATATGGTCATTTCAAACCCTTAGCCCATCCCTACACTGCTACTGTCATTGTTCAGAATTTTGTTCAACATGTTTTCAAACTTCATGGAATGCCTAAGTCCATCATTTCCGATATAGATCTTGTGTTTCTAAGTAACTTTTGGGAGGCTTTCTTTAAGGCTCAAGGAACCTCTCTTGATAAGAGTTCATCTTACCATTCCCAAACTGATGgccaaactgaaaatctcaacaGAACACTAGAGCAATATTTGATATGTGTAGTGGGAGAGAAGCCTCACTCTTGGGTGGATGCTCTACCTTGGGCTGAACACTGGTATAATACTACTCACCATTCTGCTATAGGCATGACTCCATTTCAAGCCTTGTATGGTTATGAGCCTCCCTCCATCAGGACATACATACCAGGCTCCACTGCAACAGCAGCTTTTGATAGCCAGCTCAAGACTAGGGATGAAGTGCTAGCTATGGTTAAAAGGAATTTACAAGTAGCTCAAGCATGAATGAAGCAATTCTATGACAGGAACCATACTGAGAGGACATTTGAAGAAGGAGAATGGGTATACTTAAAGCTCCAGCCGGACAGACAACAATCAGTCAAGAAAAGACTTGTTCACAAGCTTGCCCCAAGATTCTATGGACCATATCAGATTGAGCAGAAGATTGGTAAAGTGGCCTACAAACTGAAGCTGCAAAGTACAGCTAGAGTTCACCCTGTATTCCATGTGTCTCTACTAAAAAAGAAGATTGGACAGTCAACTGTGGTCTCCGCACATTTGCCCCCAAATGTAGATCCCTATAATCCCAGGTGGTATCCTGCTAGGATATTGGATAGGAAGCTTTTTAAACAGGGAAATGAACCAGTAACCAAGTGGTTAATTCATTGGATTGGCATGACAGAGGAGGAAGCCACATAGGAGGATGCTGAAAAAATCTCGCAGCGCTTTCCTTAATTCCAAGCTTGAGGACAAGCTTATCTTATGGGGGCTGGATTGTTAAAGACGTGGTCTCCTGATCTTAGTAGGAAAGGTCATCTCCGTGCATGTGGCTGGCACGTGCTCATTAGTTAACTAATTAGTTAACCAAGTTAATTAGTTGTTATCTGTTAATTAGTCTGTTATGCTTAATTAATCATGTTAGGGTTTTATCCCATCTTGCTcactcgatgtgggacaagtgTCCACATGATTTGGAGTATATAAACCCCCTTGCTGTAACCATCAGCCTCATCGTTGAAAAAATAGTTCTTCCTGCTTTAATTTTCTTTGCAATTTCCCTTCAGTTGGGGCTTCTACCCTAACACACACAACATTACCGGTTACCGATGCCGATCCCTGTGCGCGTTTACTCCACCTCGGCTGGAAGGAATGAGCTCATGCTTATTGAGCAGCCGGTTGCCGGCAAATGGAGTTTTCTTCTTCGGTGGTCCAGGATTGTTCCGTGGTCCAGGATTGGTGTTGTGGGAGGGGCCGGCTTGGGCATCTCTCTCTATGCAGCTTCCATCCAACGCAAGGCGTACCGCCTCGATCGAGTTCGATTTCTGCACGAGACACAGCAGGCCAAGCTTGCGGAGATGCGAGCCGTGAGGGCTGAGGAAAGGGCGGTCAGGGAGGAGGCAAGGGCGGTGAAGGCTCAGGAGATCGCCGAGGCAAGGGCCGTGAGGCAGGAGGAGCGGGCGGTGAAGGCTCAGGAGATCGCCGAGGCAAGGGCCGTGAGGCAGGAGGAGCGGGCGGTGAAGGCTGAGAAGAGAGCGGTGAAGGCTGCGGAGAGGGCCGAGGCGGCTCAGAAAGGATGGCCGAGGAGAGGGCGGTGAAGGCTGGGGCGGTGAAGGCTGAGGAGAGGGCCGAGGCGGCTCAGAAAGGATGGTTTAGCTGAGATTTGATGATATCTTACACAGGCTTTTAGTTTGACTGTTAATGTAATTGAATGTTAATGTAATTGAATGTGGGTTGTTGACCTTATTTTGAATGGAAATGTTACAACATTCATTGGAAGATAGTTTTCTGAATATTTCAGTTTTCGTGCTTCTTTCCTTGGTTGTTAGATCGATTTTGGTGAGTCGTAGCATGGACTGTGAAGTCATTAGGCACGGAGAAAGCCGTTggttttgtatgtataaacatAGAAACTATACCTGTTTGAGCTCTAATGCATTTGTATTGACCAGAATCATGGAAGCGTTGCTCCTGCCAAGAACTCCAGACTATCACCTCTGCCTCCAGAATGTGCTGGTTTCAATTATGGTGTTGGTGAAACCATTGATATACCTGTTGATGGAAGTGGGGTGAGTTTGAATTTAGAGGCTGTTAATTAGATTACTTGTATTTGGCATAGTGTTTTTCTAATTTTAGTTGTTATTAtttgatttaggatttgaaaaagAGGGAGAGGGAACTCCAAGCTAAAGAAGCTGAACTGAGAAAGTGTGAAGAGGTGTGACTTGAAAGAAATTCTAAAGTCTGATTGCATGGAAATTTTAGCATAGCCCTTcacttatattttcttttctgtaCAGATCCACATTGGCTTCTGCATCTTTGCTGCGGTTGCTCCCCCTATAATGTTCAAAGGAAAATCTCTCATGTATGTTGCTCGAAACATTAATTTGATTACTGAATTGCACAgatttatacacaataaaattATATAACTAGTGGATGcctaaggaattaaaattgggaaTATGCTTGAACATTGTTTATCTACTTATGATTTACCTGTTGTGTGCTTTTGGAACAGTGGC
It encodes:
- the LOC112165127 gene encoding uncharacterized protein LOC112165127 yields the protein MSGISTRGLTWLISSWSKEWLVRFHLIDRQARWIPVTSPNYGYPLNQVYPNPLFTTHVDPNLPTMKQMRLEFSVFSGGDPVEWLNKADQYFEFYQILEDRKLSTATMHLSDKASDRWYMFRHEFPSTWQGLVDLLMREFSSYNMSEYQAALAGMNQTGTVEGYMEQFTKLSRRAPGFPLEVLLSCFIGGLKEEIRVDVQAQKPRTLYEACKLARVYETRNEGHRNHSRGSFTHKPPTGSNVRFTSDTKTSSKPGQSMFTPRSTQSNFGPSPGSNNVRVKLSDVEFEARRAKNQCYFCSEPYKPGHNCRKKG